The region AGGGAACCCATGACAGATGCCAAAACCACCAAAACACCCTGTACATCTCCACAACCAGAACCAGTCAACACAAGTAGGACACCTTCCCAAAAAGTGAATGTGCTGGAAGGCCTCTCAGCTCTCAGGAAACCTCAACAAACACCAGGAAAAACCACACAGTCACCCAGAGAACCAGAGGGTGGTGACAAGGGCATTGCAGTGTCTCAGGAAGCTCCAGAAGAGATGCTAGACCTTACAGAAAAGGTACCTTCAGCCAAGAGGAGACCAAGGACACCCAAGAGAAAGGCCCAGCCCCTGGAAGACCTGACTGGCTTTAAGGAGCTCTTCCAAACCCCAGATCAAGCCAGGGAACCCATGACAGATGCCAAAACCACCAAAACACCCTATAAATCACCAGCAGAAACAGTCAACATGCCGACCAGTAAGAAGAGACGACTCAAGTCACCTCCCCGGGAAGTGGGCACAGAGGAGGAGCTCTCAGTGCTCAGGAGGCCTGCACAGACTCCACGGGGAACCAGGCACTCAGGAGAAGCAGCAAGTGATTTTGAAGGCATCAAAGCATTCACAGGAACGCCGAGGCAGAAACTGGACCCTGGAATTAAGAGGCAGCTAAGAACACCTAAGGAAAAGGTCCAATCTCTAGAAGACCTGACTGGCTTCAGAGAGCTCTTCCAGACCCCAGATCACACCAAGGAGCCAAGGGCTGTCCTCAAAACCCCTAAGATGCTCTGTCAGTCTCCACTACTGGAACCAGTCACCATAACACCAGGTGGAAGCGGAAGTCTCAGGACACCTTCCCAAAAAGTGGACATGCAGGAAGACCGCTCAGCTCTCAGGAAGCCTACACATACACCAGGCGTGACCACACGCTCACCCAAAGAACCAGAGGGTGGCCACAGAGGCGCTGCAGTGTCTCGGGAAGCTCCAGAAGAGAAACCAGACCCTGCAGAACATTCAACTGCAAGCAAGAGGCGGCCAAGGACACCCCAGGAAAAGGCCCAACTCTTGGAAGACCTGGATGGCTTCAAAGAGCTCTTCCAAACCCCAGATCGTGCAAATGGAGCAATGACTGATGACAAACTCACCACAATGCCCTGTACATCTCCACCAGCAGAACCATTCAACACACCAACAAGTGAGAAGAGACGACTCAAGTCCTCTCCCCAGAAAGTGGGTGTAAAGGAGGAGCTCTCGGCACTCAGGAGGCCCGCACAGACTCCACGGGGAACCAGGCACTCAGAAGGAGAACAAGCAGGTGATGgtgaagaaaaagcatttaagaaAACTCCAAAGCAGAAACTGGACTCAGCAGAAAGTTTAACTGGAAGCAAGAGGCGGCCAAGAGCATCACTTAAGGAAAAGGCCCAGCCCCTGGAAGACCTGACTGGCTTTAAAGAGCTCTTCCAAACCCCACGTCAATCCAAGGAACCAATGACTGATAACAGTATCCCTCAAATGCTCTGCCAGTCTCCACAACCAGAACCAGTCACCATAACACCAGGTAGAAGGGGGCATCTCAGGACACCTTCCAAGACAGTGGACAGGCAGGAAGACTGCTCAGCTCTCAGGAAGCCTCAGCAAACACCAGGGGAAACCACACACTCACCCAGAGAACCAGAAGATGGTGACAGAGGCACTGCAGTGTCTCAGGAAGCTCCAGAAGAGAAACCAGACTCTGCAGAAAACGTAACTGCACACAAGAGGTGGCCAAGGATAACTAAGGAGAAAGCCCAGCCCCTGGAAGACCTGAGTGGCTTCAAAGAGCTCTTCCAAACCCCAGATCATGCAAAGCAACCCATAATGATCGATGACCATCCCCCTGCCATACCCTGTAAATCACCAGCAGAACCTGTTACCAGGAGAACAGGTAGAAAAAAACAATTCAGGTCATCGCCAGAGAAAGTGGGTGTAGAAGAGCCCTCAGCACTCAGGAGGCCCTCCCAGACTCCAGAGGAAGCCACACGCATGCAGAGAGAAGCTGAAGAGGATGAAAAAGACATCAAAGTGTGTAAGAAAACTTCAAGGCAGAAACTGGTCTCAGCAGAAAATGTAACTGGCGTCAAGAGTCGGCtaagaaacattaaagaaaaggCCCAACCCACAGAAGACCCAGCCAGGGTCAAAGAGCCCTTCCAAAACCCCAACCAGACTGAGGAACCAGCGAGTGATGTAAAAAAATCGCTCCAGCGTCCTGCCAGTCTCCACCAGTTCAACCAGTCATCAGGAGAACGACCAGACAGAGACGGCTCAGGTCACCACCAGGAAAAGTGGCCATGGAAGAGCCCTCAGCGTCCACAGGGCCTACACAGACGCCAGGGGATACACACACAGAGCCTGTAGGCAAAGGAAAAGACAGCAAGGTGTTGAAGGAAACTTCAGGGCAGAAACTGAGTCCTGCAGAGAATGTAATAGGCATCAGGAGTCGGCTAAGAACACTTAAGAAAAAGACCCAACCCTTGGAAGACTCAGCCAGTGTCAAAGAGCTCTTCCAAAAGCCAGATCAGGCCAAAGAAGCAGACGGTGATGTTACAATAGCTCCAGGGCCCCGCCCATCCCCACCAGCAGAACCGGTCACCAGGCCAATAAGCAGAAAGAGGCGGCCCAAGTCATCACCAGAGAAAGTGGACAAAGAAGAGCCCACACCGACACCAGGGGAAAGCACACGGGGCCAGCCTGCACGTGATGAAGAAGACAGCAGAGTGCTGAAGGAAAATCCAAGGCAGAAACTCAATCCTGCAGAAAATGTAACTGGAGTCCGGAGTGAGCTAAGAACACTGAGGGAAAAGACCCAACCCCTGGAAGACCCAGCCAGCGTCAAAGAGCTCTTCCAAGACCCAGATCAGGTCAAAGAGCCAGAGGGTGATGTTACAACCATTCCAATGCCCCGCCAGTCTCCACCAGCAAAACCCATCACCAGACCAACAAGCAGAAAGAGGCGACTTAAGGCGTCGCCAGAGAAAGTGGACATAGAAAGGCCCTCGGCGCTCAGAGAGCCCACACGGACACCAGGGGAAACCACACACAGCGAGCCTGTACatgttgaaaaagaaaacagagtgtTGAAGGAAAATTCAAAGCAGAAACTCAATCCTGCAGAAAATGTAACTGGAGTCCGGAGTCGGCTAAGAACACTGAGGGAAAAGACCCAACCCCTGGAAGACCCAGCCAGCGTCAAAGAGCTCTTCCAAGACCCAGATCAGGTCAAAGAGCCAGAGGGTGATGTTACAACCATTCCAATGCCCTGCCAGTCTCCACCAGCAAAACCCATCACCAGACCAACAAGCAGAAAGAGGCGACTTAAGGCGTCGCCAGAGAAAGTGGACATAGAAAGGCCCTCGGCGCTCAGAGAGCCCACACGGACACCAGGGGAAACCACACACAGCGAGCCTGTACATGATGAAAAAGACAACAGAGTGTTGAAGGAAAATTCAAAGCAGAAACTCAATCCAGCAGAAAATGTAATTGGGGTCAGGAGCCGACTAAGAACACTGAAGGAAAAGACCCAACCCCTGAAAGACCTGGCCGGTGCCAAAGAGCTCTTCCAAAAGCAAGATGGGGCCAAGGAACCAGTGAGTGATGTTATGATGGCTCCAGCGCCCCACCAGTCTCCACCAGCACAACCAGTCACCAGGAGAACAGGTAGACAGAAACAGCTCAGGTCACCACCAAGAAAAGTGGCTGTAGACAAGCCCTCAGCGCTTAGCAGGCCTGCACAGACTCCAGGGGAAATGACG is a window of Bos mutus isolate GX-2022 chromosome 26, NWIPB_WYAK_1.1, whole genome shotgun sequence DNA encoding:
- the MKI67 gene encoding proliferation marker protein Ki-67 isoform X1 translates to MEEPSASTGPTQTPGDTHTEPVGKGKDSKVLKETSGQKLSPAENVIGIRSRLRTLKKKTQPLEDSASVKELFQKPDQAKEADGDVTIAPGPRPSPPAEPVTRPISRKRRPKSSPEKVDKEEPTPTPGESTRGQPARDEEDSRVLKENPRQKLNPAENVTGVRSELRTLREKTQPLEDPASVKELFQDPDQVKEPEGDVTTIPMPRQSPPAKPITRPTSRKRRLKASPEKVDIERPSALREPTRTPGETTHSEPVHVEKENRVLKENSKQKLNPAENVTGVRSRLRTLREKTQPLEDPASVKELFQDPDQVKEPEGDVTTIPMPCQSPPAKPITRPTSRKRRLKASPEKVDIERPSALREPTRTPGETTHSEPVHDEKDNRVLKENSKQKLNPAENVIGVRSRLRTLKEKTQPLKDLAGAKELFQKQDGAKEPVSDVMMAPAPHQSPPAQPVTRRTGRQKQLRSPPRKVAVDKPSALSRPAQTPGEMTHTEPVGDENKIKMAKETSRRNLNSAENFIGVRSRRKAFQEKTVEDPAGFQEPFQKPDQAEELESSSTAIKRASKQTADRRPVETSRRVLRAPKVRFTEDLVGSREPAKHPGESCVSPSPEREQGEDGRVTGRKRLRPVTAAQDPEDERPLQKKQRTAPRETREPPEPPGVKKRSLRTLAQRTEPGGNLPNDDLKAKATDPQEVAQAPNKGVSLRSRRPAKISVEEQRPEVFISEEKVKIKRSEKKSVQPSQEMKLQSPEDGAKKPASGGKVEERRTRSRPGRQNQPPLPEAAEEKAREGRVDIPAKKQEEKEGTGHSDPKGSRSRKVSVRPRGNPSETASEQRVTRSAKRCAHSLQKGSDNVCVKKIRTRSRRDPEDI
- the MKI67 gene encoding proliferation marker protein Ki-67 isoform X2, with product MEEPSASTGPTQTPGDTHTEPVGKGKDSKVLKETSGQKLSPAENVIGIRSRLRTLKKKTQPLEDSASVKELFQKPDQAKEADGDVTIAPGPRPSPPAEPVTRPISRKRRPKSSPEKVDKEEPTPTPGESTRGQPARDEEDSRVLKENPRQKLNPAENVTGVRSELRTLREKTQPLEDPASVKELFQDPDQVKEPEGDVTTIPMPRQSPPAKPITRPTSRKRRLKASPEKVDIERPSALREPTRTPGETTHSEPVHVEKENRVLKENSKQKLNPAENVTGVRSRLRTLREKTQPLEDPASVKELFQDPDQVKEPEGDVTTIPMPCQSPPAKPITRPTSRKRRLKASPEKVDIERPSALREPTRTPGETTHSEPVHDEKDNRVLKENSKQKLNPAENVIGVRSRLRTLKEKTQPLKDLAGAKELFQKQDGAKEPVSDVMMAPAPHQSPPAQPVTRRTGRQKQLRSPPRKVAVDKPSALSRPAQTPGEMTHTEPVGDENKIKMAKETSRRNLNSAENFIGVRSRRKAFQEKTVEDPAGFQEPFQKPDQAEELESSSTAIKRASKQTADRRPVETSRRVLRAPKVRFTEDLVGSREPAKHPGESCVSPSPEREQGEDGRVTGRKRLRPVTAAQDPEDERPLQKKQRTAPRETREPPEPPGVKKRSLRTLAQRTEPGGNLPNDDLKAKATDPQEVAQAPNKGVSLRSRRPAKISVEEQRPEVFISEEKVKIKRSEKKSVQPSQEMKLQSPEDGAKKPASGGKVEERRTRSRPGRQNQPPLPEAAEEKAREGRVDIPAKKQEEKEGTGHSDPKGSRSRKVSVRPRGNPSETASEQRVTRSAKRCAHSLQKASNLLLLFF